A stretch of the Vigna radiata var. radiata cultivar VC1973A chromosome 9, Vradiata_ver6, whole genome shotgun sequence genome encodes the following:
- the LOC106773210 gene encoding MATH domain and coiled-coil domain-containing protein At3g58250-like: protein MENDNKRPKLTFEKYTWRINNFSKLKNQRHHSDNFILDGFSWYMVKIPVGRCFFKIYLEADENRANLPEDWKRTENISLAVNDQKTIRQGLECEFNADVTCSKHFVFLNDINEPSSGFIVNDACMIEVGIFVIKNVYENEQYWTGREIDKDLHTEYPLFHEMFMRSFANIDLNYVPLLENICLLYPYLLVSQEKRSCKFTEWAFTALGRLLYFLNTKQVKDMDDEACDHLKKLWDEVKIFGFDLSWLESDVKSALNLKNYTDKIANVRKAKERVDDLEIRTQKLKAEVIERETEFERAKTDLVKAEEGFKERNLDDILGYRSKKWF from the exons ATGGAGAATGACAACAAAAGGCCTAAATTGACTTTTGAGAAGTACACATGGAGGATCAACAACTTCtctaaattgaaaaatcaaCGACATCACTCCGACAATTTTATACTGGATGGTTTTTCATG GTACATGGTCAAAATCCCAGTTGGACGatgtttctttaaaatttatttagaagcTGATGAGAATCGTGCAAATTTACCTGAGGACTGGAAAAGAACTGAAAATATCAGTTTGGCT GTTAATGACCAGAAGACTATAAGACAAG GATTGGAATGTGAGTTTAATGCAGATGTCACTTGTAGCAAACATTTTGTATTTCTCAATGATATCAATGAACCTAGTAGTGGGTTTATTGTGAATGATGCTTGTATGATTGAAGTTGGGATTTTTGTCATCAAGAATGTGTACGAGAATGAACAATATTGGACTGGACGCGAGATTGATAAGGATCTTCACACCGAATATCCTTTATTTCATGAAATGTTCATGAGATCATTTGCAAACATAGATCTAAATTATGTTCcattattagaaaatatatgtCTACTATATCCTTATCTTCTTGTaagtcaagaaaagagaagttgCAAGTTTACTGAATGGGCATTCACAGCTTTGGGTCgacttctttattttttgaatacTAAACAGGTCAAAGATATGGATGATGAAGCATGTGATCATCTCAAAAAATTATGGGATGAAGTTAAGATATTTGGGTTTGATTTGAGTTGGTTAGAATCTGATGTTAAATCTgccttaaatttgaaaaattatacgGATAAGATTGCTAATGTAAGAAAGGCTAAGGAGAGAGTGGATGATTTGGAAATTAGAACACAGAAGCTGAAGGCAGAAGTCATTGAAAGAGAGACCGAATTTGAAAGGGCAAAAACAGACTTGGTAAAAGCAGAAGAAGGAtttaaagaacgtaatttggaTGACATATTAGGATATAGATCAAAGAAGTGGTTCTAA